A DNA window from Hevea brasiliensis isolate MT/VB/25A 57/8 chromosome 2, ASM3005281v1, whole genome shotgun sequence contains the following coding sequences:
- the LOC110647687 gene encoding protein transport Sec1a isoform X3 — MLYILSSHQKKTCSIVMFLSDMSGREPLYKTAFVFFSSPVPKELVNHIKSDTSVLPRIGAFREMNLEYFPIDSQAFTTDHEGALQELYGANAENSRKFDACLNVMATRIATVFASLKEFPHVRYRAAKASDASEVTFRDTVPTKLAAAVWNSLSKYKSIPNFPQTETCELLILDRSVDQIAPVIHEWTYDAMCHDLLDMDGNKYVLEVPSKMGGEPEKKEVILEDNDPVWLELRHAHIADASERLHDKMTNFVSKNKAAQMQSARDGGEISTRDMQKIVQALPKYKEQVEKLSLHVEIAGKINKIIRELGLRELGQLEQDLVFGDAGAKEVINFIRMNQDASPENKLRLLMIYACVYPEKFEGDKASKLMQLARLSEEDIKVVKNMQLIVGSPVTKKATSSFSLKFDNQKTKQAARKDRTGEEETWQLFRFYPMLEELIEKVSKGQLAKNEYSCMNEPSSTVQETTTKASARSSNAPVAPEKKTPHSMRSRRTATWARPNHSDDGYSSDSVLKNTSLDLRKMGKRVFVFIIGGATRSELRVCHKLTTKLGREVVLGCTSLDDPPQYITKLKMLSETEVQQQDGPRFFF, encoded by the exons ATGCTATATATTTTATCCAGCCATCAAAAGAAAA CATGCAGTATTGTCATGTTCTTGTCTGACATGTCCGGAAGGGAGCCTTTATATAAAAC AGCATTTGTTTTTTTCAGTTCACCGGTCCCAAAGGAATTGGTTAATCACATCAAGTCTGATACAAGTGTGTTACCTCGCATAGGTGCTTTCAGAGAG ATGAATCTAGAATACTTTCCGATAGATAGCCAG GCTTTTACCACTGACCATGAAGGAGCACTGCAAGAACTATATGGTGCAAATGCTGAGAACTCTCGCAAATTTGATGCTTGCTTGAATGTGATGGCTACTCGAATTGCAACAGTTTTTGCTTCATTGAAG GAATTTCCTCATGTGCGATATCGTGCTGCCAAGGCATCAGATGCATCTGAAGTAACATTTCGTGATACAGTACCTACAAAGCTCGCTGCTGCTGTTTGGAACAGTCTTTCAAAGTATAAATCCATTCCTAACTTTCCACAAACTGAGACTTGTGAACTGCTCATCCTGGATAGATCTGTTGATCAG ATTGCTCCTGTCATACATGAATGGACTTATGATGCCATGTGCCATGATTTACTGGATATggatggaaataaatatgttcttGAG GTTCCTAGCAAAATGGGTGGTGAACCTGAGAAAAAGGAAGTTATTCTTGAAGATAATGATCCAGTCTGGCTCGAGCTTCGCCACGCCCACATAGCAGAT GCTAGTGAACGTTTGCATGACAAGATGACCAACTTTGTGTCAAAGAATAAAGCTGCACAAATGCAATCTGCAAG AGATGGTGGTGAAATTTCAACCCGAGATATGCAAAAAATTGTTCAGGCTTTACCTAAATACAAAGAACAAGTTGAGAAGCTTTCTCTTCATGTTGAG ATAGCTGGAAAAATTAACAAAATCATCAGAGAATTGGGGCTTCGAGAACTTGGGCAACTAGAGCAGGATCTTGTTTTTGGAGATGCAGGAGCTAAGGAAGTTATCAACTTTATCAGGATGAATCAG GATGCATCTCCTGAAAATAAGCTTCGTTTGTTGATGATTTATGCATGTGTATATCCTGAGAAATTTGAGGGTGACAAAGCTTCAAAGCTAATGCAG TTGGCTAGATTATCAGAAGAAGATATAAAGGTTGTGAAAAATATGCAACTGATTGTGGGATCACCTGTCACCAAAAAGGCAACAAGCAGTTTCTCTCTCAAGTTTGATAACCAGAAG ACAAAGCAGGCAGCCAGAAAGGATCGAACTGGTGAGGAAGAAACATGGCAACTATTTCGATTTTATCCCATGTTAGAG GAGCTTATTGAAAAGGTTAGCAAAGGTCAATTGGCAAAGAATGAGTATTCATGTATGAATGAACCAAGTTCAACTGTTCAGGAGACAACTACCAAAGCGTCAGCACGATCAAGCAATGCTCCAGTTGCTCCAGAAAAAAAAACTCCTCATTCAATGAGATCAAGACGAACTGCAACTTGGGCAAGGCCTAATCATTCTGATGATGGATATTCCAG TGATTCGGTCTTGAAGAATACATCACTAGATTTGAGGAAAATGGGAAAGCGTGTTTTTGTATTTATCATTGGTGGGGCAACTCGATCTGAG
- the LOC110647687 gene encoding protein transport Sec1a isoform X2: MNDSKSAMSLSDSESSSHGSEYKFFRQTSRDRLLLEMLGSTRTGDSRSTWKVLIMDKVTVKVMSHSCKMSDITDQGISLVEELFKRREPLPSMDAIYFIQPSKEKAFVFFSSPVPKELVNHIKSDTSVLPRIGAFREMNLEYFPIDSQAFTTDHEGALQELYGANAENSRKFDACLNVMATRIATVFASLKEFPHVRYRAAKASDASEVTFRDTVPTKLAAAVWNSLSKYKSIPNFPQTETCELLILDRSVDQIAPVIHEWTYDAMCHDLLDMDGNKYVLEVPSKMGGEPEKKEVILEDNDPVWLELRHAHIADASERLHDKMTNFVSKNKAAQMQSARDGGEISTRDMQKIVQALPKYKEQVEKLSLHVEIAGKINKIIRELGLRELGQLEQDLVFGDAGAKEVINFIRMNQDASPENKLRLLMIYACVYPEKFEGDKASKLMQLARLSEEDIKVVKNMQLIVGSPVTKKATSSFSLKFDNQKTKQAARKDRTGEEETWQLFRFYPMLEELIEKVSKGQLAKNEYSCMNEPSSTVQETTTKASARSSNAPVAPEKKTPHSMRSRRTATWARPNHSDDGYSSDSVLKNTSLDLRKMGKRVFVFIIGGATRSELRVCHKLTTKLGREVVLGCTSLDDPPQYITKLKMLSETEVQQQDGPRFFF; the protein is encoded by the exons ATGAAT GATAGCAAATCGGCAATGTCATTATCCGATTCTGAATCATCTTCTCATGGCTCAGAGTACAAATTCTTTCGTCAGACCAGCCGTGACC GTTTATTGCTTGAAATGCTGGGATCAACAAGAACCGGGGATTCGAGATCGACCTGGAAG GTACTCATCATGGATAAGGTTACAGTGAAAGTCATGTCTCATTCTTGTAAGATGTCGGATATCACAGACCAAGGAATTTCAT TGGTGGAAGAGCTTTTCAAGAGGAGGGAACCTTTACCTTCCATGGATGCTATATATTTTATCCAGCCATCAAAAGAAAA AGCATTTGTTTTTTTCAGTTCACCGGTCCCAAAGGAATTGGTTAATCACATCAAGTCTGATACAAGTGTGTTACCTCGCATAGGTGCTTTCAGAGAG ATGAATCTAGAATACTTTCCGATAGATAGCCAG GCTTTTACCACTGACCATGAAGGAGCACTGCAAGAACTATATGGTGCAAATGCTGAGAACTCTCGCAAATTTGATGCTTGCTTGAATGTGATGGCTACTCGAATTGCAACAGTTTTTGCTTCATTGAAG GAATTTCCTCATGTGCGATATCGTGCTGCCAAGGCATCAGATGCATCTGAAGTAACATTTCGTGATACAGTACCTACAAAGCTCGCTGCTGCTGTTTGGAACAGTCTTTCAAAGTATAAATCCATTCCTAACTTTCCACAAACTGAGACTTGTGAACTGCTCATCCTGGATAGATCTGTTGATCAG ATTGCTCCTGTCATACATGAATGGACTTATGATGCCATGTGCCATGATTTACTGGATATggatggaaataaatatgttcttGAG GTTCCTAGCAAAATGGGTGGTGAACCTGAGAAAAAGGAAGTTATTCTTGAAGATAATGATCCAGTCTGGCTCGAGCTTCGCCACGCCCACATAGCAGAT GCTAGTGAACGTTTGCATGACAAGATGACCAACTTTGTGTCAAAGAATAAAGCTGCACAAATGCAATCTGCAAG AGATGGTGGTGAAATTTCAACCCGAGATATGCAAAAAATTGTTCAGGCTTTACCTAAATACAAAGAACAAGTTGAGAAGCTTTCTCTTCATGTTGAG ATAGCTGGAAAAATTAACAAAATCATCAGAGAATTGGGGCTTCGAGAACTTGGGCAACTAGAGCAGGATCTTGTTTTTGGAGATGCAGGAGCTAAGGAAGTTATCAACTTTATCAGGATGAATCAG GATGCATCTCCTGAAAATAAGCTTCGTTTGTTGATGATTTATGCATGTGTATATCCTGAGAAATTTGAGGGTGACAAAGCTTCAAAGCTAATGCAG TTGGCTAGATTATCAGAAGAAGATATAAAGGTTGTGAAAAATATGCAACTGATTGTGGGATCACCTGTCACCAAAAAGGCAACAAGCAGTTTCTCTCTCAAGTTTGATAACCAGAAG ACAAAGCAGGCAGCCAGAAAGGATCGAACTGGTGAGGAAGAAACATGGCAACTATTTCGATTTTATCCCATGTTAGAG GAGCTTATTGAAAAGGTTAGCAAAGGTCAATTGGCAAAGAATGAGTATTCATGTATGAATGAACCAAGTTCAACTGTTCAGGAGACAACTACCAAAGCGTCAGCACGATCAAGCAATGCTCCAGTTGCTCCAGAAAAAAAAACTCCTCATTCAATGAGATCAAGACGAACTGCAACTTGGGCAAGGCCTAATCATTCTGATGATGGATATTCCAG TGATTCGGTCTTGAAGAATACATCACTAGATTTGAGGAAAATGGGAAAGCGTGTTTTTGTATTTATCATTGGTGGGGCAACTCGATCTGAG
- the LOC110647687 gene encoding protein transport Sec1a isoform X1 → MNDSKSAMSLSDSESSSHGSEYKFFRQTSRDRLLLEMLGSTRTGDSRSTWKVLIMDKVTVKVMSHSCKMSDITDQGISLVEELFKRREPLPSMDAIYFIQPSKENIVMFLSDMSGREPLYKTAFVFFSSPVPKELVNHIKSDTSVLPRIGAFREMNLEYFPIDSQAFTTDHEGALQELYGANAENSRKFDACLNVMATRIATVFASLKEFPHVRYRAAKASDASEVTFRDTVPTKLAAAVWNSLSKYKSIPNFPQTETCELLILDRSVDQIAPVIHEWTYDAMCHDLLDMDGNKYVLEVPSKMGGEPEKKEVILEDNDPVWLELRHAHIADASERLHDKMTNFVSKNKAAQMQSARDGGEISTRDMQKIVQALPKYKEQVEKLSLHVEIAGKINKIIRELGLRELGQLEQDLVFGDAGAKEVINFIRMNQDASPENKLRLLMIYACVYPEKFEGDKASKLMQLARLSEEDIKVVKNMQLIVGSPVTKKATSSFSLKFDNQKTKQAARKDRTGEEETWQLFRFYPMLEELIEKVSKGQLAKNEYSCMNEPSSTVQETTTKASARSSNAPVAPEKKTPHSMRSRRTATWARPNHSDDGYSSDSVLKNTSLDLRKMGKRVFVFIIGGATRSELRVCHKLTTKLGREVVLGCTSLDDPPQYITKLKMLSETEVQQQDGPRFFF, encoded by the exons ATGAAT GATAGCAAATCGGCAATGTCATTATCCGATTCTGAATCATCTTCTCATGGCTCAGAGTACAAATTCTTTCGTCAGACCAGCCGTGACC GTTTATTGCTTGAAATGCTGGGATCAACAAGAACCGGGGATTCGAGATCGACCTGGAAG GTACTCATCATGGATAAGGTTACAGTGAAAGTCATGTCTCATTCTTGTAAGATGTCGGATATCACAGACCAAGGAATTTCAT TGGTGGAAGAGCTTTTCAAGAGGAGGGAACCTTTACCTTCCATGGATGCTATATATTTTATCCAGCCATCAAAAGAAAA TATTGTCATGTTCTTGTCTGACATGTCCGGAAGGGAGCCTTTATATAAAAC AGCATTTGTTTTTTTCAGTTCACCGGTCCCAAAGGAATTGGTTAATCACATCAAGTCTGATACAAGTGTGTTACCTCGCATAGGTGCTTTCAGAGAG ATGAATCTAGAATACTTTCCGATAGATAGCCAG GCTTTTACCACTGACCATGAAGGAGCACTGCAAGAACTATATGGTGCAAATGCTGAGAACTCTCGCAAATTTGATGCTTGCTTGAATGTGATGGCTACTCGAATTGCAACAGTTTTTGCTTCATTGAAG GAATTTCCTCATGTGCGATATCGTGCTGCCAAGGCATCAGATGCATCTGAAGTAACATTTCGTGATACAGTACCTACAAAGCTCGCTGCTGCTGTTTGGAACAGTCTTTCAAAGTATAAATCCATTCCTAACTTTCCACAAACTGAGACTTGTGAACTGCTCATCCTGGATAGATCTGTTGATCAG ATTGCTCCTGTCATACATGAATGGACTTATGATGCCATGTGCCATGATTTACTGGATATggatggaaataaatatgttcttGAG GTTCCTAGCAAAATGGGTGGTGAACCTGAGAAAAAGGAAGTTATTCTTGAAGATAATGATCCAGTCTGGCTCGAGCTTCGCCACGCCCACATAGCAGAT GCTAGTGAACGTTTGCATGACAAGATGACCAACTTTGTGTCAAAGAATAAAGCTGCACAAATGCAATCTGCAAG AGATGGTGGTGAAATTTCAACCCGAGATATGCAAAAAATTGTTCAGGCTTTACCTAAATACAAAGAACAAGTTGAGAAGCTTTCTCTTCATGTTGAG ATAGCTGGAAAAATTAACAAAATCATCAGAGAATTGGGGCTTCGAGAACTTGGGCAACTAGAGCAGGATCTTGTTTTTGGAGATGCAGGAGCTAAGGAAGTTATCAACTTTATCAGGATGAATCAG GATGCATCTCCTGAAAATAAGCTTCGTTTGTTGATGATTTATGCATGTGTATATCCTGAGAAATTTGAGGGTGACAAAGCTTCAAAGCTAATGCAG TTGGCTAGATTATCAGAAGAAGATATAAAGGTTGTGAAAAATATGCAACTGATTGTGGGATCACCTGTCACCAAAAAGGCAACAAGCAGTTTCTCTCTCAAGTTTGATAACCAGAAG ACAAAGCAGGCAGCCAGAAAGGATCGAACTGGTGAGGAAGAAACATGGCAACTATTTCGATTTTATCCCATGTTAGAG GAGCTTATTGAAAAGGTTAGCAAAGGTCAATTGGCAAAGAATGAGTATTCATGTATGAATGAACCAAGTTCAACTGTTCAGGAGACAACTACCAAAGCGTCAGCACGATCAAGCAATGCTCCAGTTGCTCCAGAAAAAAAAACTCCTCATTCAATGAGATCAAGACGAACTGCAACTTGGGCAAGGCCTAATCATTCTGATGATGGATATTCCAG TGATTCGGTCTTGAAGAATACATCACTAGATTTGAGGAAAATGGGAAAGCGTGTTTTTGTATTTATCATTGGTGGGGCAACTCGATCTGAG
- the LOC110647691 gene encoding vestitone reductase — MTEMEGEKGTVCVTGGAGYVASWLIMRLLDHGYSVRTTIRSNPEQKRDVAFLTSLPGASEKLQIFHADLSDPDSFDVAIKGCVGVFHVATPTPTHFNSGEPEEVVIRKAIDGTVGILRVCLNSKTVKRVVYTSSAAAVDFNYKSAEVMDESFWSDVDYIRALNSFASPYWISKMLAEKRALEFAEEHGLDLVTIIPSFVVGPFICPNLPASLQAALSMVLCKPDQYNLLLNTCMVHVDDLARAHIFLLEYPNAKGRYICSSDVITIEEMSKFLSTNYPEFQIPTVESLKGIKGHKGHALSSKKLTDSGFEFRYGLNEMFDGAIQCCKEKGYL; from the exons ATGACAGAGATGGAAGGAGAAAAAGGTACAGTATGCGTTACGGGTGGCGCTGGGTATGTAGCATCATGGTTGATCATGAGGCTTCTTGATCATGGTTACTCTGTTCGCACCACCATTAGATCCAACCCAG AGCAGAAGAGAGATGTAGCCTTCCTAACAAGTCTACCAGGAGCGTCTGAGAAGCTCCAAATCTTCCATGCAGATCTTAGTGATCCAGATAGTTTTGATGTTGCTATTAAAGGATGCGTTGGTGTCTTTCATGTTGCTACTCCCACCCCTACTCACTTTAACAGCGGAGAACCTGAGGAAGTAGTTATCAGAAAAGCAATTGATGGAACAGTAGGAATCTTAAGAGTATGCTTGAACTCAAAGACAGTGAAGCGAGTAGTATACACTTCTAGTGCAGCAgcagttgattttaattataaaagtgCAGAAGTAATGGACGAAAGTTTTTGGAGTGATGTGGATTACATTAGAGCCTTAAATTCCTTTGCGAGTCCTTACTGGATTTCCAAGATGTTGGCTGAGAAGAGAGCTCTCGAATTCGCAGAAGAACATGGATTAGACCTTGTGACGATAATCCCTTCTTTTGTTGTCGGCCCCTTCATTTGTCCGAATCTCCCTGCCTCACTGCAGGCAGCATTATCCATGGTTCTGT GTAAGCCGGATCAATATAATCTTCTTCTCAATACATGTATGGTGCACGTTGATGATCTAGCAAGGGCACACATCTTCCTTCTTGAATATCCTAATGCTAAAGGGAGATACATTTGTTCTTCAGACGTTATAACTATCGAAGAGATGTCTAAATTTCTTTCTACCAACTACCCAGAATTCCAAATACCAACAGTAGA GTCGTTGAAGGGTATTAAGGGACACAAAGGCCATGCCCTGTCGTCCAAGAAGCTGACAGATTCTGGATTCGAATTTAGGTATGGGCTTAATGAAATGTTTGATGGAGCAATTCAATGCTGCAAAGAGAAGGGATATCTCTAG
- the LOC110647693 gene encoding vestitone reductase, with product MEADKGKVCVTGGTGFVASWLIMRLLQHGYSVHTTIRPDPEHKRDVSFLTSLPGASEKLQVFEADMSVPESFEAAIIGCIGVFHVATPVDFENKEPEEVLVKRTIDGTLGILKACLNSRTVKRVVYTSSASAVEYSDKVADTMDESFWSDVDYIKSFKSYFVPYNICKTLTEKRALEFAEEHGLDLVTVIPSFIVGPFICPKFPGSVHTALAMTLGEREQYVFLLNVSMVHTDDVARAHIFLFEYPDAKGRFICSSHTITIEELSKFLSAKYPEFPIPKVESLKDIEGKKLPGVSSKKLLDSGFEFNYGLDEMFDEAIQCCKEKGYL from the exons ATGGAAGCAGATAAAGGTAAAGTATGTGTTACAGGAGGTACTGGATTCGTAGCTTCATGGTTGATCATGAGGCTTCTTCAGCATGGATACTCTGTCCACACCACTATTAGGCCTGACCCAG AACACAAGAGGGATGTTAGTTTCTTAACAAGCCTGCCAGGAGCGTCCGAGAAACTCCAAGTCTTCGAAGCTGATATGAGTGTCCCAGAAAGTTTTGAAGCGGCTATTATAGGATGCATCGGTGTGTTTCATGTAGCTACTCCTGTCGATTTTGAAAACAAAGAACCTGAGGAAGTGCTTGTCAAAAGAACGATTGATGGAACATTAGGGATCTTAAAAGCATGCTTGAACTCCAGGACAGTGAAGCGAGTTGTGTACACTTCCAGTGCATCAGCAGTTGAGTATAGTGACAAGGTTGCGGACACAATGGATGAGAGCTTTTGGAGTGATGTGGATTACATTAAGTCCTTTAAGTCTTATTTTGTTCCTTACAATATTTGCAAGACATTAACAGAGAAGAGAGCCCTCGAATTCGCAGAAGAACATGGATTGGATCTTGTAACAGTAATTCCTTCTTTTATTGTTGGTCCCTTTATTTGTCCTAAGTTCCCTGGTTCAGTGCACACAGCACTGGCTATGACACTGG GTGAGAGAGAGCAATATGTTTTTCTGCTCAATGTATCAATGGTGCACACAGATGACGTGGCTAGAGCGCACATATTTCTTTTTGAATATCCTGATGCAAAAGGGAGGTTCATTTGCTCTTCACACACCATAACCATTGAAGAGTTGTCTAAATTTCTTTCTGCCAAGTATCCAGAGTTCCCAATACCAAAAGTGGA ATCTCTGAAGGATATTGAAGGCAAAAAACTCCCAggagtgtcttcaaagaaactattGGACTCtggttttgaattcaactatgggcTAGATGAGATGTTTGATGAAGCAATTCAATGCTGCAAAGAGAAGGGCTACCTCTAG
- the LOC110662985 gene encoding vestitone reductase isoform X2, which translates to MEVEKGTVCVTGGTGYVASWLVMKLLQRGYTVRATIRSDPENKKDISYITNLPGAADRLKIFSADLNQPECFKAAIEGCIGVFHVAHPMDPYGKEPEESVTKIAVEGLLGILRACLKSKTVKRVVYTSSAVSIMYNDKGLNVTDENTWSDLDICRKNKSVSTSYLVSKTVTEKMALDFAAKHGLDLVTIVLPLVVGPFICPYIPSSVYLALAVVFGNQEKYKDFNNFYMVHTDDAASAHIFLLEDPNAKGRYICSYLQMTTRSLVQFLSAKFQEFQIPAMNNVKENEDSRLSNLSSMKLLDLGFKFGFGLEDMFGGAIQCCRDKGFLDQIVSEKAEVSPEKEWADKSH; encoded by the exons ATGGAAGTGGAGAAAGGCACAGTTTGTGTAACTGGTGGAACGGGCTATGTAGCATCATGGCTTGTCATGAAGCTTCTCCAGCGAGGTTACACCGTCAGAGCTACTATTAGATCCGACCCAG AAAACAAGAAAGACATCAGCTATATCACCAACCTACCAGGAGCAGCAGACAGATTAAAAATTTTCAGTGCAGATCTCAACCAGCCAGAGTGTTTCAAAGCGGCCATTGAAGGTTGTATTGGAGTTTTCCATGTGGCTCACCCAATGGATCCTTATGGAAAAGAACCAGAGGAAAGTGTGACCAAAATAGCCGTGGAAGGATTGCTAGGAATATTAAGGGCATGCTTGAAATCAAAGACAGTGAAAAGAGTTGTTTACACTTCCTCTGCAGTCTCAATAATGTATAATGACAAGGGTTTAAATGTAACGGATGAAAACACATGGAGTGACCTCGATATTTGCAGAAAAAACAAATCTGTAAGCACTTCATATCTAGTTTCCAAGACTGTTACGGAAAAAATGGCCCTGGATTTCGCAGCAAAACATGGCTTGGATCTTGTGACTATAGTTCTGCCTTTAGTTGTTGGACCCTTCATTTGTCCTTATATACCCAGCTCCGTCTACTTGGCCCTCGCTGTGGTCTTTG GGAATCAGGAGAAATATAAAGATTTTAATAATTTCTATATGGTGCACACTGATGATGCGGCCAGtgctcacatatttcttcttgaagatCCTAATGCAAAAGGGAGATACATTTGTTCCTATCTTCAAATGACCACTCGTTCTTTGGTCCAATTTCTTTCTGCAAAATTCCAGGAATTTCAAATACCGGCCATGAA TAACGTGAAGGAGAATGAAGATTCTAGACTATCTAATCTCTCATCAATGAAACTCTTGGACTTGGGGTTCAAGTTTGGGTTTGGTCTTGAAGATATGTTCGGTGGAGCTATTCAGTGCTGCAGAGACAAGGGCTTTCTTGATCAAATAGTGTCTGAAAAAGCAGAGGTAAGCCCTGAAAAAGAATGGGCAGACAAAAGCCACTAA
- the LOC110662985 gene encoding protein BRI1-5 ENHANCED 1 isoform X1 — translation MEVEKGTVCVTGGTGYVASWLVMKLLQRGYTVRATIRSDPEENKKDISYITNLPGAADRLKIFSADLNQPECFKAAIEGCIGVFHVAHPMDPYGKEPEESVTKIAVEGLLGILRACLKSKTVKRVVYTSSAVSIMYNDKGLNVTDENTWSDLDICRKNKSVSTSYLVSKTVTEKMALDFAAKHGLDLVTIVLPLVVGPFICPYIPSSVYLALAVVFGNQEKYKDFNNFYMVHTDDAASAHIFLLEDPNAKGRYICSYLQMTTRSLVQFLSAKFQEFQIPAMNNVKENEDSRLSNLSSMKLLDLGFKFGFGLEDMFGGAIQCCRDKGFLDQIVSEKAEVSPEKEWADKSH, via the exons ATGGAAGTGGAGAAAGGCACAGTTTGTGTAACTGGTGGAACGGGCTATGTAGCATCATGGCTTGTCATGAAGCTTCTCCAGCGAGGTTACACCGTCAGAGCTACTATTAGATCCGACCCAG AAGAAAACAAGAAAGACATCAGCTATATCACCAACCTACCAGGAGCAGCAGACAGATTAAAAATTTTCAGTGCAGATCTCAACCAGCCAGAGTGTTTCAAAGCGGCCATTGAAGGTTGTATTGGAGTTTTCCATGTGGCTCACCCAATGGATCCTTATGGAAAAGAACCAGAGGAAAGTGTGACCAAAATAGCCGTGGAAGGATTGCTAGGAATATTAAGGGCATGCTTGAAATCAAAGACAGTGAAAAGAGTTGTTTACACTTCCTCTGCAGTCTCAATAATGTATAATGACAAGGGTTTAAATGTAACGGATGAAAACACATGGAGTGACCTCGATATTTGCAGAAAAAACAAATCTGTAAGCACTTCATATCTAGTTTCCAAGACTGTTACGGAAAAAATGGCCCTGGATTTCGCAGCAAAACATGGCTTGGATCTTGTGACTATAGTTCTGCCTTTAGTTGTTGGACCCTTCATTTGTCCTTATATACCCAGCTCCGTCTACTTGGCCCTCGCTGTGGTCTTTG GGAATCAGGAGAAATATAAAGATTTTAATAATTTCTATATGGTGCACACTGATGATGCGGCCAGtgctcacatatttcttcttgaagatCCTAATGCAAAAGGGAGATACATTTGTTCCTATCTTCAAATGACCACTCGTTCTTTGGTCCAATTTCTTTCTGCAAAATTCCAGGAATTTCAAATACCGGCCATGAA TAACGTGAAGGAGAATGAAGATTCTAGACTATCTAATCTCTCATCAATGAAACTCTTGGACTTGGGGTTCAAGTTTGGGTTTGGTCTTGAAGATATGTTCGGTGGAGCTATTCAGTGCTGCAGAGACAAGGGCTTTCTTGATCAAATAGTGTCTGAAAAAGCAGAGGTAAGCCCTGAAAAAGAATGGGCAGACAAAAGCCACTAA
- the LOC110662985 gene encoding protein BRI1-5 ENHANCED 1 isoform X3 — protein sequence MEVEKGTVCVTGGTGYVASWLVMKLLQRGYTVRATIRSDPEENKKDISYITNLPGAADRLKIFSADLNQPECFKAAIEGCIGVFHVAHPMDPYGKEPEESVTKIAVEGLLGILRACLKSKTVKRVVYTSSAVSIMYNDKGLNVTDENTWSDLDICRKNKSVSTSYLVSKTVTEKMALDFAAKHGLDLVTIVLPLVVGPFICPYIPSSVYLALAVVFGNQEKYKDFNNFYMVHTDDAASAHIFLLEDPNAKGRYICSYLQMTTRSLVQFLSAKFQEFQIPAMN from the exons ATGGAAGTGGAGAAAGGCACAGTTTGTGTAACTGGTGGAACGGGCTATGTAGCATCATGGCTTGTCATGAAGCTTCTCCAGCGAGGTTACACCGTCAGAGCTACTATTAGATCCGACCCAG AAGAAAACAAGAAAGACATCAGCTATATCACCAACCTACCAGGAGCAGCAGACAGATTAAAAATTTTCAGTGCAGATCTCAACCAGCCAGAGTGTTTCAAAGCGGCCATTGAAGGTTGTATTGGAGTTTTCCATGTGGCTCACCCAATGGATCCTTATGGAAAAGAACCAGAGGAAAGTGTGACCAAAATAGCCGTGGAAGGATTGCTAGGAATATTAAGGGCATGCTTGAAATCAAAGACAGTGAAAAGAGTTGTTTACACTTCCTCTGCAGTCTCAATAATGTATAATGACAAGGGTTTAAATGTAACGGATGAAAACACATGGAGTGACCTCGATATTTGCAGAAAAAACAAATCTGTAAGCACTTCATATCTAGTTTCCAAGACTGTTACGGAAAAAATGGCCCTGGATTTCGCAGCAAAACATGGCTTGGATCTTGTGACTATAGTTCTGCCTTTAGTTGTTGGACCCTTCATTTGTCCTTATATACCCAGCTCCGTCTACTTGGCCCTCGCTGTGGTCTTTG GGAATCAGGAGAAATATAAAGATTTTAATAATTTCTATATGGTGCACACTGATGATGCGGCCAGtgctcacatatttcttcttgaagatCCTAATGCAAAAGGGAGATACATTTGTTCCTATCTTCAAATGACCACTCGTTCTTTGGTCCAATTTCTTTCTGCAAAATTCCAGGAATTTCAAATACCGGCCATGAA TTAA